TGAAACCAACAAGGCAGAAAATTATATTTTTCTAAAAAAAGTGattaaataaagaaatattgaaaaggaaaaaagaagatgaAACCTCGCAGCTCTTGATCTCTTGCTCTTGATGGTAGTTGCCTGATTCCCTTTCTTTCAATGTCTGGtgaacaatgattttctttgcattCTGATTATTGACGCACCAAAGAAAACGAGTTAAAGACATAAAGTGTCTACACTAGTAACATATAACACATGGGGGCATATATTTTGATTTGATGAGGCTCCTTTCCTACGTTTTGCCCACCTCGATTTTTTCGTTATATTCCTTTGTTGTCATGTGCACAGGACGCCATAGCTCAGGCTCAGTTATTTCATTCCCGCAGTCATCCATATCTTCGAGTATACGACAAGTTGGCGTGTCATCATCATAGAAGAAGTACTTTTGCCTTGCTTTATCCAAGTAATCAGCCCAGGATTCGTCTTCGTTTCCTACAGGATTATCTATGACATGCTTGTTTGCTTCATGGTCATTTGCGTCATCCCCATCTAGATTTGAGAAGCAAATGATGATCATCAACtccaaaaaaatgaaacaaaattGAATAGTTGTTGCTGGTTTCTTCAGTTTTGAACAGAAAATTGGTGCAAAGGAAAAAGGATCATCAAAAAAGATAAAGGTACCTGCAGCTAATGTGACATTTATGTCGAAATCTATTTTGCTGCAGGACCCCTTCTGTTGCTGGTTGATCACGTTGGTGTCGTCTTTTTGCTGTCAAGAAAAAAATAACAAGGAGCACGGGATGTTAAAAAATAACAAGAgtagtaaaaagaaaaagaaagatgttaaGTAACAAGTAGCTAGTTAAAACTTCTTACTTGGGAGATATGTTCattactggatgtcttctggctcaTGAAACCGGAAAAACTTGATGCATTTCCTTTCCCGGCTTCTTTGCTCTGAATCTGAGGTAACAAAGTAGTGTTGTCTGGTAGAAGTAAGTACTCAAAACTTGTCGTGCTCGCTGCTCTTGTTTCATTGATCTTCGCTTCTAGCACCTTGTCCTGCACTGTAACCTTGTTTTCTCTTCCTAGTCCATCTTCGATGCTGACTTCTTGGGGTGCTTTCACTGCCTCTGTATCATATTTGCTTGTGTTCACTTGATCTTGAATTTCTTCTTGTGCGTTTATTGTCTCTTTGTCGTTGTGTTCTTGAAATTCTTCATTACCCTTGCCCATTTGATTCTGAAAAATGTGGGAGGTAAGTAGCAAGAGTTTTAAAAACGGACAATAAAAAGGGAAAAAGAACATGGGAATATATCCTAAAAAAAGTACAGTAAAAAGATTCATGAACTTACATATGCATCTTCTAACTTTGAGCTCCCAATAACATCAACCCCTTCATCACTCTTTCCTTGGAATACTTCTTGCTCATGGCTCAttctttcagtttcaattgaagcaGGTGATTGTTCGCTgatttgtttcaccctcttagtcCTTCGAAGTAGAGTCGTCGTTCCTACAAAAGGGAGCATAATtatagaaaataaaaaaagagaaaaaagtaaATGAGTAGAAGGCCTGTCCAAATAGAATTAAAAAACAAATAACAGTGCTTTAAACACATGGTTGTAAAAAACGGGTTTCTATTTTGCAAACAATAGGATATTTACCCTCATCTTCTTCATAATCTCCATCTGAGTTTACTTTTACAGTAGATCCTGACCAGTGTTGGTTGCTCACTGTATTATGGCTCTTCTCGGATGACTCAAGTTTCAAAGTTTTCTCTGAATCGCCATTTCTTGATGTCACTAATTCCAGGGTCTTTAAAAGCAAATTCTTTGCTTTCATGCAAGTGCTTACGTTTTCATCTTTCATGTAAAACTGGAATGATGTGTATATCTCTTCTTTCACCTGATACATGTGAAGAAACAAAAAAGTGAGAAAATgatgaaatgaaaaaaaatcataaatgcatgcagaaaaagaaaaaaaagattagGGGGGAACCTCCTCGGGAAGAGAATTCCCCACTGTTCTGTCAATAGCAGCCCTTAAGTTTGAGTTCTTCGTCGTGCTGGCCCAACTGAATGACTCTTGAGCATAGCATGTTTCAGATTCATCTTTTATCTACATGTGTAAAAAAAGACCAAAGTAAAAGAAATTAAAGTTCTCTTAAATTGACCTTGGCCCAACAGAATATCTGCTATTCTGTTCTCTGTCGTTACATTAGAAACAGAGAATACAAACAAAGATAGAAATAAGTATAGATGAGAAAAACTTACTTTACTTGGTCTGTACATTCCATTTTGGTCTATGAGCATATCACTGAAATTTTTGACAAGACTGCCTTTCCATACACATATCCTTGGCATGATTGATGGTACTTGTATTGCTCCAAAGTCTGTGAAGTCAAGGAAGCGGACCTTgggaaaagaaacaaaaaagaataaCAGATGTCAacttgttttgatgaaaaaaaggaaaagaaaggaaaaaggaagataCAAAAActataaaatagaaaaagaaaagaaaatgtacCGCTAGTTGGTATATGCAGCCTCCTAGTGTCAATGTCAAGCGGTTTTGCTTCGTCTTCTCTTTTTGATACTTCCTAATAGCTTGCAACAGCCACATGTGAGTGAACTTGCACCAATTTAGGTTTCTGATTTTACTGACATCTATTAGTGATCCCATATACTTGGTGCTTGGTTTAGTGTTTGAAGTTGAGCACAACACGGTTGACAGGGCAACAATCATGAAACAGCGAATGAGCTGTTCGTCAGACAACTCTTCTCCTTCAATAATCTTGTTGCCAAAAAACTTTATTGTGGGCACTTCTGTGAGCCCGAAAAATGCAAGGAACTCTGACTTCCCTGCATCGTCGACCATGCTAATGTTGATGTCCCCTGCCGGAGTGCCAAAAACATGCAGGACACCCAGTGCATTCAGTGGTATGCGCTTCTTGTTGATGAAAATTGCTTCATCATCAACAATGACCTTGTCTGCTATCCACTGAGCAAACGGCCTAGGCACAAGACAATCATCTAACTCCAGCATGTAACCAAAACCAGTAGACCTGATTAAGTCCACTTTGTTCTTGCTCTTGCAAATGCTATTCGCGACCTCGGAGAAATATGGTATGCTGCACCTACTATATGCTTTACATACTGCATCGCCAAAATCATCGTGTGAAGTCACTTCAGTTAGTCTTGGTCTCTGTGTACATCAAAAGGGGGAAATTAAAAAGTTTCACCCAAACAAAAAACAGAGTTATAAATGAATAAAATTGAAGTAGTATGTGACATAGAAATGATTACACACATGATAAATGAATTACGCGTGACAAGGATAACTAAAGTCTACCTTTATGCTCCCCTTTCGTACAATGGTCCGGCTTTGCTTCCTTTTAAAGCTCTTCACAATCTGATATAGTGATAAAAATAAGTACAAAAAATCATTGTgagtaaaaacaaaaaatatatataagAGGAACTTTAGGacaggacagacccagtgcatagaagctcccacacaaggtggggtctggggagggattataggaacctagtcttacccctgcaaagtgcaatgcagagaggctggttcgaacccaggacctcttggcacaagtggggaggacttcaccactgcgccaggcctgccctcaTATAAGAGGAACTTTGAATGTACAAAAAAAAGAAAAGCTGAAGAAATGCAGGGGGTGGAGGAGGGGGGATGACTTCACCAAATTTTTTACTCCAGCACAAAGTAGGTCGTTGGACACATCGGTTTCAGTTAGGTCATCATTCCCATGGTACTGTTCGCTTTCGACATCTACTGTATCTTCGTCAATCTTGAAGATCTGACTTGCAGTTGTGTCATTCTTCTCTTTATCAACTGTTGGGCCCTCGGGTTGATCGATGCGTCCCTtattttcttcatcatctcctttaaCATCCTGATCATGTGTTTTACCAACACAAAGaaataacaaaaaaagaaaaaaggatgattaggctacatatatatatataataataaaaaAAACACAGCTGCTCTGTCAGTGTGCCATAATGCTAGAAAAACACAGTTGTTCAGTTCATCTACTACTACCGGCTACTAGTAACACTGACGTGAGCATAACCATCAAATTATTCCCCTTACGTCGACGCATCCCGCAGGCTCCACATGTACTCTTCTATTTTGATCGGTGTCCAAAAAACTAGCTTACATTCAGTTACTGACAAAACCCAAAAAAAACACAGGACCTTCTAGTGATTTTGGGCTTGTCTCGTGCGATTCTAACCTCTGCCTCAAAGCTGAATTCAGAAAAAAAGCATGTATACTTTTGCATAGGAAAAATGATGATTAGGGTACAAAAATACAGAAACAAACAATAACTACTGCTGAAGATTTTGTGCACATCCCCTGTAGTCATGAACATTCAACGGATAAAAACTGGGCGTAAATACTGACGAACAACAAACAAACTTTGTTGAACTACCACAAATTATCTCTCTTATTTTGTCAAGAGGAAGACCGCCCCAACTTGATTATAGTTCCAAAAAAGGACTGTTTATCTGACTCTGTACATCCCATGGAGTGAGAGAAAAAAGTTACTGAGTTTCCCAAGCTGTTGAACACACATATGCAGCAAAGTGTGTGTCCTGCATGACTTTCGAATGCTctgaaaaaccaaaaaatacccATATCGATTGACTACATAGTAGGCGCATCTACCTATGCCTGATTTGAACAAGAAAAAAAATCTAAATCTCCTGTAGACGAAAATGAACATGTGGATTAACAATGGGGATTTTGGTGCCAAACACACAACCGCGCCCCCACGCAGAACACAGGAATAATCCCCTGGGCATCCTGCTATTTTGGCAAATCTCTGTTGCGATTCAAACCTCTCAGTACATGATAGTCACCGTAACCACAAAATTCGTGAAAGCTAGAGGCGAATCTGAGGTTATAGACGGAGGGATTTGACCTCGGCACACAGCTGCGGGCCGGATTTGGTACGGCGGCGGGGGGCTGNNNNNNNNNNNNNNNNNNNNNNNNNNNNNNNNNNNNNNNNNNNNNNNNNNNNNNNNNNNNNNNNNNNNNNNNNNNNNNNNNNNNNNNNNNNNNNNNNNNNNNNNNNNNNNNNNNNNNNNNNNNNNNNNNNNNNNNNNNNNNNNNNNNNNNNNNNNNNNNNNNNNNNNNNNNNNNNNNNNNNNNNNNNNNNNNNNNNNNNNNNNNNNNNNNNNNNNNNNNNNNNNNNNNNNNNNNNNNNNNNNNNNNNNNNNNNNNNNNNNNNNNNNNNNNNNNNNNNNNNNNNNNNNNNNNNNNNNNNNNNNNNNNNNNNNNNNNNNNNNNNNNNNNNNNNNNNNNNNNNNNNNNNNNNNNNNNNNNNNNNNNNNNNNNNNNNNNNNNNNNNNNNNNNNNNNNNNNNNNNNNNNNNNNNNNNNNNNNNNNNNNNNNNNNNNNGGAACCTGCTCCTCTGCGCGTGGCGACCCTGGATCCTTGCCCTCGCCGCCGGGCATCTCGACGCCGGCGACTCCGGCCGCAGCAAACCTTGGATGAGCGGGCTCCCGTGATGGACCTTCTCTCGTCCCTCCCctgtcttcctcttcttctatctGATTTGAAACAGTAACCACACCCACCAAAAATGAGGACGGCTCTTTGGAAAAGAGACGTTAAAGGAGGGGCCACCTGCCATAGAATTTAGGATAAAGAAAAAGGAAGAACGATATACAAGAACTAGTGGCTTTATTACTATTTTCATCCTTAGAAAATGATTACATATGTGTGTGAAAAAAACTATATAACTATGATATATGAAAAAAATATTGACTACTAACAACCATCTAAAAAACGCTAAAAACAACAGACGACCTGTAAAAAATGATTAAACACAGTTTTCGCCGTCACTGACAAAACACTGCCCTTGACCCCCCGGATGTGGTCACATCATACATCTTGCAGGTGCACTTGGTTGTGTTGAGTTGCAGTTGCGGTCGAATTGTGGCGATTGCAACTACTAAAAAAAAGAACTGATTTCATCTGCGCCCATATCCGTCCGCCCCGACCCTCGGTCATGGTCGCAATAGATGTTCCGCAGTTATGCTTGGGTGTGTTGAGTTTGCGATTGCACTGAGGATGGGGTGGTGATTCCCATCATCACCGACAAACCGTCCCGACCCCCGGTTGTGCTTGGGTGTGTTGAGTTGCGATTGCGCTCAGGTTGGGGAGGTTGCAACTACAAAAAAACTAACAAAAAATTACAAAAATGGAAAAAAAGAACCGAAATCGACACCGACAGCCCTCCGCCCCAACCCCGGTTGTGCTTGGGTGTGCTGGGTTGCGATTGCGCTTGGGTTGTGTTGAGTTGCGGTCACGTTATGTGCCTTGCAAATTGTGCTTGGGGTGTGTTGACTTGCGATTGCGCTCGGGTTGGGGCGGTTGCAACTACAAACAAAAAGAACCCTAAACAAAAGAANNNNNNNNNNNNNNNNNNNNNNNNNNNNNNNNNNNNNNNNNNNNNNNNNNNNNNNNNNNNNNNNNNNNNNNNNNNNNNNNNNNNNNNNNNNNNNNNNNNNNNNNNNNNNNNNNNNNNNNNNNNNNNNNNNNNNNNNNNNNNNNNNNNNNNNNNNNNNNNNNNNNNNNNNNNNNNNNNNNNNNNNNNNNNNNNNNNNNNNNNNNNNNNNNNNNNNNNNNNNNNNNNNNNNNNNNNNNNNNNNNNNNNNNNNNNNNNNNNNNNNNNNNNNNNNNNNNNNNNNNNNNNNNNNNNNNNNNNNNNNNNNNNNNNNNNNNNNNNNNNNNNNNNNNNNNNNNNNNNNNNNNNNCGTTTGGGTGTGCTGGGTTGCGATTGAGCGCTTGGGTTCGGGCGGTTGCAACAACAACAATATCAAAACCTGACAAAAAAAGAACCAAAATCGGCGCCGACAGCCCTCCGCCCCAACCCCGGTTGCGCTTGGGCGTGCTGGGTTGTGATTGCGCTTGGGTTGGGGCTGTTGCAACTACAAACAAAAAGAACCCTAAACAAAAGAAAAACGAAACCGATTGCATGCACTGCAAGATATTTTTAGTGTTTTTGTTGAGTTGCGATTGCGCTCGGGTTGGGGCGTTTGCAACTACAAACAAAAAGAACCATAAACAAAAGAAAACGAAACCGATTTCATCGGCGCCTATAGCCCTCCGCCCCGACCCCGGCTGCGTTTGGGTGTGCTGGGTTGCGATTGAGCGCTTGGGTTCGGGCGGTTGCAACAACAATAATATCAAAACCTGACAAAAAAAGAACCGAATTCGGCGCCGACAGCCCTTCGCCCCAACCCCAGTTGCGCTTGGGCGTGCTGGGTTGCGATTGCGCTTGGGTTGGGGCAGTTCCAACTACAATAAAAAAACCTAAAAATAAGTAAAAGAAATGGAACCAATTTCATCGGCGCCGACAGCCCTCCGCCCCGACCCCCGGTTGCGCTTGGGTGTTTTGAGTTGCGATTGCGCTCGGGTTGGGGCGGTTGCAACAACAAACAAAAAGAACCCCAATCAAAAGAAAAATGGAACCGATTTCATCAGCGCCGACAGCCCTCCCCGCCCCGACCCCCGGTTGCGGTCACGTTATATGTCTTTGCAATTGAACTTGGTTGTGTTAAGTTGCGATTGCGCTTGGGTTGGTGCGGTTGCAACAACAAACAAAAAGAACCCTAAACNNNNNNNNNNNNNNNNNNNNNNNNNNNNNNNNNNNNNNNNNNNNNNNNNNNNNNNNNNNNNNNNNNNNNNNNNNNNNNNNNNNNNNNNNNNNNNNNNNNNNNNNNNNNNNNNNNNNNNNNNNNNNNNNNNNNNNNNNNNNNNNNNNNNNNNNGTTGGGGCAGTTCCAACTACAATAAAAAAACCTAAAAATAAGTAAAAGAAATGGAACCAATTTCATCGGTGCCGACAGCCCTCCGCCCCGACCCCCGGTTGCGCTAGGGTGTGTTGAGTTGCGATTGCGCTCGGGTTGGTGCGGTTGCAACAACAAACAAAAAGAACCCTAAACAAAAAGAAAAACGTAACCTATTTCATCGGCGCCGAGAGCCCTCTGCCCCGACCCCCGGTTGCGCTTGGGTGTGTTGAGTTGCGATTGAGCTTGGGTTGGGGCGGTTGCAACTAGAAACAAAAAAGAATCCCAAACAAAAGAAAAAATGGAACCGATTTCATCGGTGCCCACAGCCTTTCGCCCTGATCCCCAATTGTGTTCACGTTATACGTCTTGCAATTGCGCTTGGGTGTGCTAAGTTGCGATTGCACTCGGGTCGGGGCGGTTGCAACTACAaagaaaaaaaacaacaacaaaaatggaACCGATCTCATCGACACCGACAATCCCCCGCCCCGACCCCTGGTTGTGGTGACGATGTCTTGCAATTGCGCTTGGGTGTGCTGACTTGCGATTGCGCTCGGGTTGGGGCGGTTGCAACTACAAACAAAAAAAACTCCTAAACAGAAAAAATGCAACCGATCCCATCGATGCCGACAGCCCTCCCCCCCGAGCCCCGGTTGCGGTCACGTTANNNNNNNNNNNNNNNNNNNNNNNNNNNNNNNNNNNNNNNNNNNNNNNNNNNNNNNNNNNNNNNNNNNNNNNNNNNNNNNNNNNNNNNNNNNNNNNNNNNNNNNNNNNNNNNNNNNNNNNNNNNNNNNNNNNNNNNNNNNNNNNNNNNNNNNNNNNNNNNNNNNNNNNNNNNNNNNNNNNNNNNNNNNNNNNNNNNNNNNNNNNNNNNNNNNNNNNNNNNNNNNNNNNNNNNNNNNNNNNNNNNNNNNNNNNNNNNNNNNNNNNNNNNNNNNNNNNNNNNNNNNNNNNNNNNNNNNNNNNNNNNNNNNNNNNNNNNNNNNNNNNNNNNNNNNNNNNNNNNNNNNNNNNNNNNNNNNNNNNNNNNNNNNNNNNNNNNNNNNNNNNNNNNNNNNNNNNNNNNNNNNNNNNNNNNNNNNNNNNNNNNNNNNNNNNNNNNNNNNNNNNNNNNNNNNNNNNNNNNAAGAAAAAAAAACaaacaataaataaaaaaatgGAACCGATCTCATCGGCGCCGACAACCCTCCACCTCGACCCGCGGTTGTGGTCACGTTATATGTCTTGCAAATTGCGCTTGAGTGTGCTAAGTTGCCATTGCGCTCGGGTCGGGGCGGTGGCAACTACAAAGAAAAAAATAACAATAAATAAAAAATGGAACCGATTTCATCGGCGCCGACAACCCTCCGCCCCGACCCCCGGTTGCGCTTGTGTGTACTGAGTCGTGATTGCGCTCAGGTTGGGGCGGTTGCAACTACAACAACAAAAAAACCTAACAAAAAGAAAATGGAAACCGATTTCATCAACGCCAACAACCCTCCACCCATTTGGGCTTGGGTGTGCTGAGTTGCGATTGTGCTTGGGTTGGGGCAGTTGAGACTACAACAAAAAACCCTAACAAAAAAATGGTAACCAATTTTCATCGACGTCGACAAACCCTCCCCCTGACTCCCGGTTACGCTTGGTTCTGCTAAGTTGCAGTTACACTCAGGGGGAGGGTTGTACTAACAAAAAACTAAGAAAAAAACGCCGTCACCGACCACCTTAAAGTTCAACCCAGACACCTGCTTAAACTTATTCCTTGCAGTGCATGGAATGTTCTGTTGAcaagacaaaaaaaagaaaaaggaaaaacatgaaaaatatcaaaaaagaaaaaaaaatgcttTCATCTTAATAAAATGACGGCAAGAAAAAAAGTCNNNNNNNNNNNNNNNNNNNNNNNNNNNNNNNNNNNNNNNNNNNNNNNNNNNNNNNNNNNNNNNNNNNNNNNNNNNNNNNNNNNNNNNNNNNNNNNNNNNNNNNNNNNNNNNNNNNNNNNNNNNNNNNNNNNNNNNNNNNNNNNNNNNNNNNNNNNNNNNNNNNNNNNNNNNNNNNNNNNNNNNNNNNNNNNNNNNNNNNNNNNNNNNNNNNNNNNNNNNNNNaaaagaaaaaggaaaaacatgaaaaatatcaaaaaaagaaaaaaaaatgcttTCATGTTAATAAAATGACGGCAAGAAAAAAATAATTAAGAAAACAAGAAAAAAGATTACCACTGAAGCTTCAGAGTCATCACGGATAACAATGTGAAAACTCTGCTCATTATCACTCGCACAATGCGAATGGCAGATTGGGCACACCATCCTACATATACGGGGAAAACACAAAAAAACATGACCTTGGGATGAATTAGAAGGTAAAGGTATTACACAAAAATGTGGTgtagaagaaaacaaaaaaaaatcaataAAAAAGTTAAGGTCTGCATTCCcataacaaaaaaaaaacaaaaaaaagagcatGACACTCTGGACGCCGCTGATATATTGAAGCAAATGTGCAGCAGCCACGATTTCAGAAAAAATTGAAGCCACTCCGTCGGCAACAAGATTTGCTCATAAAAAACTAGCAGATTCTATTCTAGGCAGGCTTGGGCTTTTGTGTCAAAAACAGTCCGGGCCGGACTGCAAAGACAAAAAATAAAGGGAGCCAGGTCGCGAGCCGAACGGCGCACACACGCGGCTACGAAGCTCTCCACGTTGACAAACACGAATCGCTGAGCGGCTGGATCCGATGGTTggaaaagtgaatgagaccaatctATTTCTCATTCAAATGAGTTTTAGCAAATCCGCATTTTACAAGCCAAAGCGGAAAATGTAGCGTGCACGGGACCTCCCGTGCTTGCATCGGCTGTTCGGTGTCCGAGCCCTCCTGAAGTTTTCTTTTTCATTGTTTATTGAATACTACACCGGAAAATTTtatctttttttttgagggaaagccATCATGATAATTTATATTTCATGTGAAAATAAGGATACATCGTTTGAAAGGAAGTCCACTAGAAAACCCGGAGGCTCCGATTTCCAAACAATAGTTCGAGAGGACTCCGAATTCCTAGCCAACACATCGGCCACCATATTGGCTTCTCTAGGACAGTGATTAAAAACAATAAAACTAAAATTACGAGCTAAGAAAGTACATTTTTCATAGATTGCCGCCGCATGTCTGAGGAAGTTCCGTCGTTCTGCATAACATCAATCACCTCTATGCAGTCCGCTTCGACATAAAGTTTGTTGCAACCCATATCATTAGCAAGTAACAACCCATTTCTCAGAGCCCTTGCTTCTGCCGTCGCCGCATCCTCCACAAAGGGAATGTCCCCGCACGAAGCAGCTATAAAATTTCCCATGTCATCTCGCAGGATAGCTCCTGTACTCCCAGAGCCGCTGTCCATCTCAAATCCCGCGTCGACGTTCAATTTTATAATTCCCTCAGGTGGCCTCTCCCAGCCGTgcctcctgatctttgtgttcttatTTCTAGCTCTCGTGAAATTTTTAGCTAGAGCCGCAATAGCCTGCGCTGATCTGGACGGGTCCTGTAGAAACTCCTCGTGGGTGTAGTGGCGACGCTCCCACCACACATACCATACAGTGGTTGCCACCAGTGCATTGCATTCGACTCCCGCCACTGTTGCCTGTAGGCTGCTCTTGGACAGAAACATGTCAGCTAGTACTGATCCTCCCTCACGTTGTGCAGTACATACCTCAGCCACCAATTGTCCTAGACCCAGGATGCGCCACACATCTTGTACTCGTGGGCATAAGAATAGG
The sequence above is a segment of the Triticum dicoccoides isolate Atlit2015 ecotype Zavitan chromosome 1A, WEW_v2.0, whole genome shotgun sequence genome. Coding sequences within it:
- the LOC119359230 gene encoding uncharacterized protein LOC119359230, with protein sequence MPGGEGKDPGSPRAEEQDVKGDDEENKGRIDQPEGPTVDKEKNDTTASQIFKIDEDTVDVESEQYHGNDDLTETDVSNDLLCAGVKNLIVKSFKRKQSRTIVRKGSIKRPRLTEVTSHDDFGDAVCKAYSRCSIPYFSEVANSICKSKNKVDLIRSTGFGYMLELDDCLVPRPFAQWIADKVIVDDEAIFINKKRIPLNALGVLHVFGTPAGDINISMVDDAGKSEFLAFFGLTEVPTIKFFGNKIIEGEELSDEQLIRCFMIVALSTVLCSTSNTKPSTKYMGSLIDVSKIRNLNWCKFTHMWLLQAIRKYQKEKTKQNRLTLTLGGCIYQLAVRFLDFTDFGAIQVPSIMPRICVWKGSLVKNFSDMLIDQNGMYRPSKIKDESETCYAQESFSWASTTKNSNLRAAIDRTVGNSLPEEVKEEIYTSFQFYMKDENVSTCMKAKNLLLKTLELVTSRNGDSEKTLKLESSEKSHNTVSNQHWSGSTVKVNSDGDYEEDEGTTTLLRRTKRVKQISEQSPASIETERMSHEQEVFQGKSDEGVDVIGSSKLEDAYNQMGKGNEEFQEHNDKETINAQEEIQDQVNTSKYDTEAVKAPQEVSIEDGLGRENKVTVQDKVLEAKINETRAASTTSFEYLLLPDNTTLLPQIQSKEAGKGNASSFSGFMSQKTSSNEHISQQKDDTNVINQQQKGSCSKIDFDINVTLAADGDDANDHEANKHVIDNPVGNEDESWADYLDKARQKYFFYDDDTPTCRILEDMDDCGNEITEPELWRPVHMTTKEYNEKIENAKKIIVHQTLKERESGNYHQEQEIKSCEFSVHCAQQQQSVGQRCTSPDGGIIDLTSPNTSIRNGWNEPHTCYSPRNRNTTYKTTTTTPPRTKKPQ